In Scyliorhinus torazame isolate Kashiwa2021f chromosome 19, sScyTor2.1, whole genome shotgun sequence, a single genomic region encodes these proteins:
- the dctpp1 gene encoding glutamyl-tRNA(Gln) amidotransferase subunit B, mitochondrial, with protein MAAGAEFTFSTEPSLEAIRKLQAAFVEERDWDQYHQPRNLLLALVGEVGETAELFQWRGEVKEGLPDWTDKEREALSNELSDVLIYLVRLAEKCHVDLPQAVLHKLELNGQKYPAGRVRGSSKKYTEYAEPAGPAAGGAGQAGGSGEPRPAQGDKVG; from the exons ATGGCGGCGGGAGCGGAATTCACCTTCAGCACAGAACCCAGTCTGGaggcaat CCGTAAGCTGCAGGCTGCCTTTGTGGAAGAGCGAGACTGGGACCAGTACCACCAGCCCCGCAACCTCTTGCTGGCTCTCGTCGGGGAGGTGGGAGAGACGGCGGAACTCTT tcAGTGGCGtggcgaggtgaaggagggtctccCAGACTGGACTGACAAGGAGAGGGAGGCGCTCTCCAACGAGCTGAGCGACGTCCTCATCTACTTGGTGCGGCTGGCGGAGAAGTGCCACGTCGACCTGCCGCAGGCGGTCCTGCACAAGCTGGAACTGAACGGGCAGAAGTACCCAGCCGGCCGCGTCCGGGGCTCGTCCAAGAAGTACACCGAATACGCCGAGCCGGCGGGCCCAGCGGCGGGCGGAGCTGGACAGGCAGGAGGGTCCGGCGAACCTCGTCCGGCACAAGGCGACAAAGTAGGCTGA